The following proteins come from a genomic window of Streptomyces liliiviolaceus:
- a CDS encoding MbtH family protein, with product MTNPFDNTEGQYLVLSNAEGQHSLWPAFADVPAGWSLIHGPGAREDCLEYIERNWTDMRPKSLIEALRGDGQ from the coding sequence TTGACGAATCCTTTCGACAATACGGAAGGGCAATACCTCGTGCTGTCCAACGCCGAGGGACAGCACTCACTATGGCCCGCATTCGCCGACGTTCCCGCTGGCTGGAGCCTGATTCACGGGCCGGGAGCGCGGGAGGACTGCCTCGAATACATCGAGCGGAACTGGACCGATATGCGCCCGAAATCGCTGATCGAGGCGCTGCGCGGCGACGGCCAGTAA
- a CDS encoding MFS transporter, with the protein MTDQFTVKATYGQVFAVAQFRAVFAGRLLGVMSDTLRAVALAVLVYDRTGSPLLTAVTMTINFLPQAAGGLFLAALADRFTPRTLISTGYALQCAVGLLLAFGHLPVAASLVLVAGVACLTPVTTGATARVLAEALAGDTYVLGRSLSYIVAVSAQMVGMAAGGTLVVWLGVERTMLVTAGAHLVAAVISSLFLSPSQAARANAPATDGGSIVRRTLRGNAALLASPGVLKLIMAQCLPAAYLAAAGSLIIPYSAHRGFSPQQTGVLLAATSVGMLIGDVVIGRAFAPATRERLVLPLLLVMGAPSLTLVLDLPYPAVAAAYVVTGTGSAYLLGLQRRFLEAVPAELQGQGFALLNTTTMSIQGVGPLVFGVFAEFVPVGVAIALTGVGSVATTLLLREAVRPRPVPGEAV; encoded by the coding sequence ATGACCGATCAGTTCACCGTGAAGGCCACCTACGGCCAGGTCTTCGCGGTCGCCCAGTTCCGTGCCGTCTTCGCCGGCCGGCTGCTCGGCGTCATGTCCGACACCCTGCGGGCCGTGGCACTCGCGGTGCTGGTGTACGACCGGACCGGCTCGCCGCTGCTCACCGCAGTGACGATGACCATCAACTTCCTGCCGCAGGCCGCCGGCGGCCTGTTCCTCGCCGCGCTGGCGGACCGGTTCACCCCGCGCACCCTCATCAGCACCGGCTACGCCCTCCAGTGCGCGGTCGGGCTGCTGCTCGCGTTCGGGCACCTCCCGGTCGCCGCCAGCCTGGTCCTGGTCGCCGGCGTGGCCTGCCTGACCCCGGTCACCACCGGGGCCACGGCCAGGGTCCTCGCGGAAGCCCTCGCCGGCGACACCTACGTCCTCGGGCGCTCACTGTCCTACATCGTCGCGGTCTCCGCGCAGATGGTGGGCATGGCCGCCGGCGGGACGCTGGTGGTCTGGCTGGGCGTGGAACGCACGATGCTGGTCACCGCCGGCGCGCACCTGGTCGCCGCAGTGATCAGCAGCCTGTTCCTGTCGCCCTCCCAAGCTGCCCGCGCGAACGCGCCGGCGACGGACGGTGGATCGATCGTGCGCCGGACCCTGCGGGGCAACGCTGCGCTGCTCGCCAGCCCCGGCGTGCTCAAGCTGATCATGGCGCAGTGCCTGCCCGCCGCCTACCTGGCCGCGGCGGGCAGCCTGATCATCCCCTACAGCGCGCACCGCGGGTTCAGCCCTCAGCAGACCGGTGTCCTGCTGGCCGCCACCTCGGTCGGGATGCTGATCGGTGACGTCGTCATCGGCCGGGCGTTCGCGCCCGCCACCCGGGAACGGCTGGTCCTACCGCTGCTGCTGGTGATGGGCGCCCCCTCGCTCACGCTCGTCCTGGACCTGCCCTATCCGGCGGTCGCCGCTGCCTACGTCGTCACCGGCACCGGCTCCGCCTACCTGCTCGGCCTGCAGCGGCGCTTCCTGGAAGCCGTTCCCGCCGAACTCCAGGGCCAGGGCTTCGCGTTGCTGAACACCACCACCATGAGCATCCAGGGTGTCGGCCCCCTGGTGTTCGGCGTCTTCGCCGAGTTCGTGCCGGTCGGCGTCGCGATCGCGCTGACCGGAGTGGGCAGCGTGGCCACCACCCTGCTGCTGCGCGAAGCGGTCCGGCCGAGGCCGGTTCCGGGCGAGGCCGTCTGA
- a CDS encoding non-ribosomal peptide synthetase: MTDRQHATGDDPLARFLRAATATPDRPAVRFRGAGVTFAQLADRVTALAGALHERGVRRGDHVGVCLERGVDLVTALLAAWSAGAAYVPIDPRHPDERIAFLIRDCGPRLVVAADDRPTRLADVETIAPAAVGPATPPVPVTPADAAYVIYTSGSTGVPKGVVATRGGVASLLHRLEAVGAYPDEHRVVGWNASASFDASVQQWARICRGDTIVVLDEEERRDPARFGAALAAYGITDVDATPSHWEAVEPGITSPSLRLFLGGEPVSPALWRRLAEAGRQGRIEAYNLYGPTECTVDSTIAPIEGDEPHIGPPLPDVEAHVLDDRLAKVPVGVTGELYLAGPAVARGYVDRPGLTAERFVADPFAGGEGRMYRTGDEVRWRADGALEFVGRADRQVKVRGFRIEPGEIEAAVAAYREGCAAVVVPRADDLVAYYVGDIDLDALHAHLAARLPAHLVPARMVPIAAFPLTVNGKIDLAGLPDPDAGRTDGRQPEGKYEELVADVWADVLGRDRVFADDDFFALGAHSLMAIRVVARVKKELDTALSIRDVYRRPLLRDFAEFVRATHVGAAATAER; the protein is encoded by the coding sequence ATGACCGACCGTCAGCACGCCACCGGTGACGACCCACTGGCCCGGTTCCTGCGGGCCGCCACCGCCACGCCGGACCGCCCCGCCGTCCGCTTCCGCGGCGCCGGCGTCACCTTCGCCCAGCTCGCCGACCGCGTCACCGCACTGGCCGGCGCCCTGCACGAGCGCGGCGTACGCCGTGGCGACCACGTCGGCGTCTGCCTGGAGCGCGGCGTCGACCTCGTCACCGCACTGCTCGCCGCCTGGAGCGCGGGCGCGGCCTACGTACCGATCGACCCGCGCCACCCCGACGAGCGGATCGCCTTCCTGATCCGCGACTGCGGCCCGCGGCTGGTCGTCGCGGCCGACGACCGCCCGACCCGGCTCGCCGACGTCGAGACGATCGCCCCCGCCGCCGTCGGCCCCGCCACTCCGCCGGTGCCCGTGACCCCCGCCGACGCCGCCTACGTCATCTACACCTCCGGCTCCACCGGTGTGCCCAAGGGCGTCGTCGCGACCCGAGGCGGCGTGGCCTCCCTGCTGCACCGGCTCGAAGCCGTCGGCGCCTACCCCGACGAGCACCGCGTGGTCGGCTGGAACGCCAGCGCGTCCTTCGACGCCTCCGTCCAGCAGTGGGCACGGATCTGCCGCGGCGACACCATCGTGGTCCTCGACGAGGAGGAGCGGCGCGACCCCGCCCGCTTCGGCGCCGCACTGGCCGCGTACGGGATCACCGACGTCGATGCCACCCCGTCCCACTGGGAGGCCGTGGAGCCCGGGATCACCAGCCCGTCGCTGCGCCTGTTCCTCGGCGGCGAGCCGGTCTCCCCCGCGCTGTGGCGGCGACTGGCCGAGGCCGGGCGGCAGGGCCGCATCGAGGCGTACAACCTGTACGGGCCGACCGAGTGCACCGTCGATTCCACCATCGCCCCGATCGAGGGCGACGAACCGCACATCGGCCCGCCGCTGCCCGACGTCGAGGCCCACGTGCTGGACGACCGTCTGGCGAAGGTCCCGGTGGGCGTCACCGGCGAGCTCTACCTCGCCGGTCCCGCCGTCGCCCGCGGCTACGTCGACCGCCCCGGCCTCACCGCCGAACGCTTCGTCGCCGACCCGTTCGCCGGCGGCGAAGGCCGGATGTACCGCACCGGCGACGAAGTCCGGTGGCGGGCCGACGGCGCACTGGAGTTCGTCGGCCGGGCCGACCGCCAGGTCAAGGTGCGCGGCTTCCGGATCGAACCCGGCGAGATCGAGGCCGCCGTCGCCGCCTACCGGGAAGGCTGCGCCGCCGTCGTGGTCCCCCGCGCCGACGACCTGGTCGCGTACTACGTCGGCGACATCGACCTCGACGCGCTGCACGCGCACCTGGCCGCACGGTTGCCGGCCCACCTGGTCCCCGCACGCATGGTCCCGATCGCCGCGTTCCCGCTGACCGTCAACGGCAAGATCGACCTCGCCGGGCTGCCCGACCCCGACGCCGGCCGGACCGACGGGCGGCAGCCGGAGGGCAAGTACGAGGAACTGGTCGCCGACGTGTGGGCGGACGTCCTCGGCCGGGACCGGGTCTTCGCCGACGACGACTTCTTCGCCCTCGGCGCCCACTCGCTGATGGCGATCCGCGTCGTGGCCCGGGTCAAGAAGGAGCTCGACACGGCCCTGTCCATCCGCGACGTCTACCGGCGGCCGCTGCTACGGGACTTCGCCGAGTTCGTACGGGCCACCCACGTCGGCGCGGCCGCGACGGCCGAGCGCTAG
- a CDS encoding thioesterase II family protein, protein MANHLGAARQNTAVISPKQLDDAATTLVCLGFCGGGTGPYHPWAEVVAPDVDLALVCYPGRDGRFMEDFATTWDELAEDATRTVVSAVGDRPYVLFGHSMGGWMAFDVATRLEARGSSVPDALVVSSCNAPARGLTPRDMFPARQDSDEDLMTWIRTHGLVADHVLGDPDLLEMAVEIMRADIAVRDTFHHNGALGVTIPVQFLAGADDAVIEADAPAQWKELALGSYRHDQLPGGHFYTPEVWRTLPTRISAINL, encoded by the coding sequence ATGGCCAACCACCTGGGGGCGGCCCGGCAGAACACCGCCGTGATCTCCCCGAAACAGCTCGACGACGCCGCCACCACCCTGGTCTGCCTGGGCTTCTGCGGCGGCGGCACCGGGCCCTACCACCCATGGGCCGAGGTCGTCGCACCGGACGTGGACCTCGCGCTGGTCTGCTACCCCGGCCGCGACGGCCGCTTCATGGAGGACTTCGCCACCACCTGGGACGAGCTCGCCGAGGACGCCACCCGCACCGTCGTCTCCGCCGTCGGCGACCGCCCCTACGTCCTGTTCGGCCACAGCATGGGCGGGTGGATGGCCTTCGACGTCGCCACCCGGCTGGAGGCCCGGGGCAGCTCCGTCCCCGACGCCCTGGTGGTGTCCTCGTGCAACGCCCCGGCCCGCGGCCTCACCCCGCGCGACATGTTCCCGGCCCGCCAGGACAGCGACGAGGACCTGATGACCTGGATACGCACCCACGGGCTGGTCGCCGACCACGTGCTCGGCGACCCCGACCTGCTGGAGATGGCGGTGGAGATCATGCGCGCCGACATCGCCGTGCGCGACACCTTCCACCACAACGGCGCCCTGGGCGTCACCATCCCGGTGCAGTTCCTCGCCGGCGCCGACGACGCGGTGATCGAGGCCGACGCACCCGCCCAGTGGAAGGAGCTGGCCCTTGGCTCCTACCGGCACGACCAGCTGCCCGGCGGGCACTTCTACACCCCCGAGGTGTGGCGGACCCTGCCCACCCGCATCAGCGCGATCAACCTGTAG
- a CDS encoding TauD/TfdA family dioxygenase, with protein MTNATDQGIASQFDSRLDIQLEAGAPPLVVTPELPALADALDWLRSVDDDLRAATRTHGSLYLRGLPVRDVQDFGAVRDLLVPQRTPYREKATPRHSYGDDVFSSTDLPPAQPIRMHNENSYTLDFPGTLVFCCLTAPAEGGATPVADCRAVLRELPDHLVRRMRATGWALRRNYSDLVSLDWRTAFAADRAEQVEAYCAENLIAARWSGDDLSTSQVRAGIITHPHTGDEVWFNHMAFWNSWSLDEEIRESLVDEFGPDGLPFETSFGDGESLTEDDLATLNAAYAAATVRRSWQPGDVMVVDNILTAHGREPFRGERRIVVAMGGPVSVQDCLPSVDAEARFV; from the coding sequence ATGACGAATGCCACCGATCAAGGAATCGCGAGTCAGTTCGACAGCAGGCTCGACATCCAGCTCGAAGCCGGGGCCCCGCCGCTGGTGGTCACCCCTGAGCTGCCCGCACTCGCCGACGCGCTGGACTGGCTGCGCTCGGTCGACGACGACCTCCGCGCCGCCACCCGCACCCACGGGTCGCTGTACCTGCGCGGCCTGCCGGTACGGGACGTGCAGGACTTCGGCGCCGTCCGCGACCTCCTCGTCCCGCAGCGCACCCCGTACCGGGAGAAGGCCACACCGCGGCACAGCTACGGCGACGACGTGTTCTCCTCCACCGACCTGCCGCCGGCCCAGCCCATCCGCATGCACAACGAGAACAGCTACACCCTGGACTTCCCGGGAACGCTGGTCTTCTGCTGCCTCACCGCCCCGGCGGAGGGCGGCGCCACTCCGGTCGCCGACTGCCGGGCGGTCCTGCGCGAGCTGCCCGACCACCTGGTGCGCCGGATGCGTGCCACCGGCTGGGCGCTGCGGCGCAACTACTCCGACCTGGTCTCGCTGGACTGGCGCACCGCCTTCGCCGCCGACCGCGCCGAACAGGTCGAGGCCTACTGCGCAGAGAACCTGATCGCCGCCCGCTGGAGCGGCGACGACCTGAGCACCAGTCAGGTCCGGGCCGGCATCATCACGCACCCGCACACCGGTGACGAAGTCTGGTTCAACCACATGGCGTTCTGGAACTCGTGGTCCCTGGACGAGGAGATCCGCGAATCCCTGGTCGACGAGTTCGGACCCGACGGCCTCCCCTTCGAGACGTCCTTCGGCGACGGCGAATCACTCACCGAGGACGACCTCGCCACCCTCAACGCCGCCTACGCCGCCGCCACCGTCCGGCGCTCCTGGCAACCCGGCGACGTCATGGTGGTCGACAACATCCTCACCGCCCACGGCCGGGAGCCGTTCCGGGGCGAGCGCCGCATCGTCGTCGCCATGGGCGGCCCGGTCTCCGTCCAGGACTGCCTGCCCAGCGTCGACGCCGAGGCGAGGTTCGTCTGA